In Scomber japonicus isolate fScoJap1 chromosome 21, fScoJap1.pri, whole genome shotgun sequence, one DNA window encodes the following:
- the inhbaa gene encoding inhibin subunit beta Aa, translated as MRSQSSAARSDSPGLVNFVLSKEGGDLSLVEQANVWLFLRLAKTNRSRAKVAIQLFQQGRLPNGHASPPQDDILLAEKTVDTRRSGWHTFPVSAAVQKLLQSAETTLSLRVSCPLCADAGATLVLVSGGSETSQRANQREQSHRPFLMAVVRQGDGNDSRRRRKRGLECDGKVRVCCKRQFYVNFKDIGWNDWIIAPPGYHANYCEGECPSHVASIAGSTLSFHSTVISHYRMRGYSPFQNLRSCCVPTRLRAMSMLYYNEEQKIIKKDIQNMIVEECGCS; from the exons ATGCGTTCACAGTCCTCGGCTGCACGCA gtgattCTCCGGGCCTGGTGAACTTCGTGCTGTCTAAAGAAGGAGGCGATCTGTCTCTGGTGGAGCAGGCCAACGTCTGGCTCTTCCTTCGTTTGGCGAAGACGAACCGCAGCCGAGCCAAAGTCGCCATCCAGCTCTTCCAGCAGGGCCGGCTTCCCAACGGACACGCGTCCCCGCCGCAGGACGACATCCTCCTGGCAGAGAAGACGGTGGACACCCGTCGCAGCGGCTGGCACACCTTCCCGGTGTCGGCGGCGGTGCAGAAGCTGCTGCAGAGCGCGGAGACGACGCTGAGCCTGCGGGTGTCCTGCCCGCTCTGCGCTGACGCTGGCGCCACGCTCGTCCTCGTGTCCGGCGGCTCGGAGACGTCGCAGCGCGCCAACCAGAGGGAGCAATCCCACCGGCCCTTCCTCATGGCGGTGGTGCGGCAGGGCGACGGCAACGACTCGCGGCGGCGCAGGAAGCGCGGGCTGGAGTGCGACGGGAAAGTCCGCGTCTGCTGCAAGCGGCAGTTCTACGTCAACTTCAAAGACATCGGCTGGAACGACTGGATAATCGCGCCGCCCGGTTACCATGCCAACTACTGCGAGGGAGAGTGCCCCTCCCACGTGGCGAGCATCGCCGGGTCCACGTTGTCCTTCCACTCCACCGTCATCAGCCACTACCGCATGAGGGGCTACAGTCCCTTCCAGAACCTGCGGTCGTGCTGCGTGCCCACCCGGCTACGAGCCATGTCCATGCTCTACTACAACGAGGAGCAGAAGATCATCAAGAAGGACATCCAGAACATGATCGTGGAGGAGTGCGGCTGCTCGTAA